tttttttcttttttttctacaaTGTCCATTGCAAAGGATCTTCACTCTATGCACAACCACTTCACACCAtagatttaaaaagtaattcgATTCAGGCTTCATAAATTcaatagcaataaaaaaaaaaacaaaaagtatattcGCGGGTAAaagattctttttttattataagcaaGTGACAGAATGAAGTCACATTGCAAACAAACATTGAACTAAAAAAGGatgattacaaaaaaaaatataaaaaaaaacttacccgAAGCCTGTCCAAGACTACTGCCCGGTTTTGAAGGTTCCTCatcctataataaaaaaaaatatatttatcccctaaatatttattttagcgGAATTTTAAATTACAAGCTGGTAtcactaaaataaaaagtttgagTGTGACAAACGAGTCTAGATActtgaatattataatttaatttattgaggtaaaattacgtctcactatttttttcttttgtaggcatattatacacatttcacacaggcaatgaaataacataagaGAGGAAAAAAAACATCTGCTGCTAATTCCAGCAgccacatcctaattttattttaagtatatctGTCCTTTTTTATCTGCCGAAAGTTTAAAAATCGATACttactaagtacagtcatgagcaatataatgtatccactttaggactcttgtcacgtgtgtgtgtctgtctgtctgtcgttgtgtgtgtgtgtgtgtgtgtgtgtgtgtgtatttcgtcccttagcttacaacaccgcttaagtcatttttaccaactttacaggagacgaaataaaatgtcttatttaaaatatctgtagatttttatattgctacttaatacatactctagttagcggttaataaataattatttatacttattttgacgatttactttattttaacctttattttcttcatccaatggcattaatatgtaaaaaccgccaattttcgacttgagcggtgttgtaagctaagggacgatttgacatttagtgagacttacagttcaatttgtcaaaaaagttaatgtgacatggtaccaaagtgtatacatattagtgctcgtggcCGTACTAAAAAAAATTGCGTGTCTTCCATAAATTTTTAGTTCAGCAATTACCTACCAGTTTCttttcttttcgacggataagaaaatgacagctttaacttaaaataaaattaggcattTTGGCTTTCGCTATAAGGCGACGGTATATAAACAATCAACTGTCCGGAAAGCCTTTCATTCAGCAATAATCCGCGGTcctagcacaccccggacacttcatacaaaacacctcgtgttacacagacactacacatagacgttatcgtacacgcacatctgtgtgtgtgacgtctggcgccatacgattgaagacttaagtaagaccgagggggtgaggtaaacctagctcagtcgctggtggggagcggagaattgccgttctatacgtactattttcccttattctatggtactaGTGTTGTCTATCGATagttctgaaaaaaataaacccACTAGAATCGATAGGCTATCGATAGCTATGGAAAAAATCActtgatcatcatctccctagcattatcccgtttttcacagggaccgcttacctaacctgaagatttgacaggtccggtttttttacagtagcgactgcctgtctgaccttccgacccgcgaagggaaaaccagttcaatacaggttaggtcacatacctccgaaaatgcatttctcgggaatatgggtttcctcacgatatattccttcaccgctgagcacgtgataatcatttatgatacaaacatgaattcgaaaacaaattcgacaatcattggtttaggcctgtgctggattcaaagtgataggcaagcgttctaccaactgggctaccacggctcataaccatgagctaaatcatccccctcagtatcattaattaagagcgacgctcttgtcggtgtagcattctccacgcgATGTAGTGTAGATAGCTTTTAAGGTCAACTAACGATAGTCAAACTATCTCGGTCAGCACCGCTGCTCCCTTCGTGACATTACTATTACTATAAAACATCAGCGTTCTCACCTCGTTGTAATCCATGTTGTCAGTATCCAGCTCGCCGTAGTACAGTCCGTCTTCCTCCACTGTCTCCTCCTTCACTTCTCTGTCCTCACACTTACGCTTCTTAGAGCCGTTAGTCGAGGGAGTCGCCGGTTTAGCTGGCGGCGGGCTGGGGCCTGGGGGAGTGTACAAccacaatgaggataaaaactgcctatttacTCCAAACAGATATCGCtactgttcttcttcttatcgtgtggcttgtgaggtggagtaccaacctcaccaaccctggtgtcagggttactattgagccgccaaaggcccctgacatggctcatgtaacgactactaacttacatcagtaagtactaaccgggaccaacggcttaacgtgcattccgaagcacggatcattttacttttttcggcggttaagaaagtgagaggtataacttaaaataaaattaagtatctGCTGGCACCAGAATCATACCCCGCTTAGTTAAAGGCTGCAGAtatgataatggtgctgatttcagtacacaccacccaattttattttaagttatagctgtcattttcttatccgacgaaaaagaaagggacagataatcgacaggcataaaatttatggaacacacgtcaattttaggcagaaatttaaaaaatcctccCAATTCTTTATATTGACCACTGACCCgacattttttttacgtgacttattgtacatttgccgcagatggcattaactacttggccggacaaaactgacccgacataattaagttgacaacacacgtcaaacgatacATGGTTGCATGCCAGCGAGATGCCTGTCGTTAGTTTGTTCGTGTGTTGTTTCACATTCgtcttaaaattaacagttgtcaaccaTCCgcccctttccatttcggcggtcAAGACAAGAATCGGGCGGCAAGAATCGGGGTcaatgtacagtcacgagcattaatatgtatacataattaaagcacataataacgggttcttaccgcgtttaaatggggatatgagactcccatgggagtgataataaccgcgtaaacttaaaacaatatgtatacactttggtaccatgtcacattaacttttgtgacatattgaaatgtaagtctcactaaatgtcaaatatgttagtgcgacagagtccttaagtgggtacattatattgctcatgactgtaccacccatgtttaaaaaataaatgtttgtcaTTATCATTCTATCTCACCGTTGGTGTTGGCATTGTTCTGGCTCTGCGCATGCGCGACTAAGGCCTCGCTAGCGACCGTGTAGTCCTTGTTCTCCGGCTTGGTGTACTCAGACAGGCCGGTGTTGTCGCTTGAACATAGACCTGGAACACACATACagatttttaaagtttttttaagtttaaattatttatttatttattctttattcacagCCTccgttaacagcctccgtggtctagtggttagagctttaggctcacaatatggaggtccgggttcgattcccgatggggacatgtcgAAATTActtagtgagactgtcctttgtttggtaaggacttttcaggcttgaatcacctgattgtccgaaaaaagtaagataattctgtgcttcggagggcaagttgagccgttggtcccggctattagccgtaaaaacacctccaccaacccgcagtggagcagcgtggtggagtatgctccataccccttacggttgattgaggggaggcctgtgcccagcagtgggacgtatataggcagttaatgtaatgtaatgtattcTTTATTGAATTCCGATCTGTGGTTTTCCACCACCGGGTCCTCGTCCTGCCCATGCAAAAgttttcgatctatgtatcgttaTTAAGGCGAGTCCGGCGCcatctacctataatattgagtactaatatttcttaCACCGATAAGTCTACAGTTACATGTAGATTTCAACTTATCGTAAAGATGACAACGCAGCTATTTTTAAAGGATTTTTGGATTTTTTGTGGTTAGGGGGATTcacaaatagaaaattaaatcgagaaattttctgactcggacgggacttgaacccgcagctcttgtcaagcctggAGGAGCATCTTAACCATTACAcgaccgggtcctcctcctgtctatGCGAAATTCTTCAATCTACGTACCGTCAGATTCCCTGAGCAATAGGAGTGTGCTAATTGAGCTATAGATACAACAGTTTACTTACCTCTAATCTGCAGCGCCTCAGCGGACTTGAGCAGGCTGGGGAGCTCCTCCTGCGTCACGTTCACCTCGCCCTTGTACATGAAGTCCACTAACGCCTGCATCTCGCTGAACCTGCACAACACAGTAATCGATGAAGGGAAATGAACATGGAAGTGTTCTTGGCGGCGaagatgtgctgccgccaaaggatgttttcgtggtaccgaactgagcatagtatcCCGCTAACCACAAGttgatagtgtgactagggatcgacgatccaacgatgttatgttggaagttgtatatatgcgtcttgctgtgtaaacttcgatatcgcgttttcCGACTGCTTGAAAACTGCATTAttaaatgtggcgccatctgttgcatgtgggcggaactaggtggcctactggttgggtccgccacatgtTCTTGTGGCTTTAAAACGTCGTCATCAAAATCCCACCGCGGGGAGCGTGGCTTTAAAATAATACCTGTTTAGCATTAATATGGCCTTtattgctgtgttttattggtATAAAGGCCTTTTGTGTCACTTATCGATATGTCAACTCATTTACGAAACGGCATAAGTGGCTAAGCACAGACAACACGCAAcacaactgattcgaaactgactcattgcgttgcttctCAGTTGCCACTGCAATTaaggcttctctatgtttaccatcaggtatagttgagccaacatacttggtcaatataacaaaaatagcGACATAACATTAACGTGtttttaacgacctccgtggtccagtggttgagcgtttgactcacaatccggaggtccagggttcgattcccggtggggacatatcacaaaaattactttgtggccccaagtttggttaggacattactgttACTGGCTCaccaaattgtccgaaagtaagatgatcccgcagtggagcagcgtggtggagtatgctccataccccctccggttgattgaggggaggcctgtgcccagcagtgggacgtatataggcagtttatgtaagatgatccatgctaaagccgttggtcctggttctacctagtaagtagtcgttacgtgagccatgtcaggggcctttggcggctcaatagtaaccctgacaccatggttgatgaggttggtactccacctcacaacccacacgatagaagaacgtgtttttttttaattttagtgttGTGAGTGAGGTTTGGCGCCAATATTCAACTGCACGCGCGGGGGAGAGTACTCACCGCATGTCCCTCATGAGCACAATGGGGTGTTTGCAAGGGTTCTGCGTGAGCAGGCGCTCCAGGTACGCCGAGCAGGCAGACAGCACCAGCTTGTGGCATCGCAGCTGGCGGGACTCGCACGCGAGCGTGACGTCAGCGAACTGCTCCGTTAGCAGCAGGCGGGGGAATACTGCCTGTTGGGGGGAGGGAATAagttatacacatacataaactcacgcctatttcccatcggggtaagcagagactatataattccataaggaagaccgagaaggacctACGATgaccaaaaaaagaaaaaaaaaagaaaaaaaaaggaaaagaaaagaaaagaaaaaaaaaagaaaaaaaaagaaaagaaaaagaaaaggtttaatacgatctactctgaaccggcgtgcgtgtatgaagcgattgatgaatgtggaggaagcaagtgaagtgtgtcaggatcgaagcaaatggaataagTTAtcatcatataaaaaaaaaaaactcaatgcTGTAttaggagcgaataaaaaacatataaaacgcTCAACTGCTCTTCCTGGATATGTCGTAAAATtggacagagggattgtgtcctttctaacatgatggacaattgttattaaaacacataataaagggttcttaccgtgtttaaaatattgatatgagactcccgatattccactccaatctcatcagtcatcccgtgatcatggcacttgcaacagtgtcgaaatatagggagtctcatatccctattttaaacgcggtaagaacccgttattatgtgttttaattatgataataaccgcataaacttaaaacaatgtatgaacaattgttatgggcgataggctaatcCCTCGTCACCACcaccttaggacttcgtatcaacagtggctgcaagttgtctttgattacaaGTGGCTCTGCATACCCCTgggtttatgtacttatataagtattttttattttattttatttatttaaggaaaacatacagctataaagataaagatttttattgtgcataaattaAAAGGCcccattgaagcaattcacctaataaagcaatattgcaatttgacatttgtttgaattgcgcacttacttttatatgcacaaatgtcaaattgcaatattgccttttttagatgatttccttcaatgtggcctttttaactcccctgaagTAAGGTAGGCAGAaagtattaaaaacaattatttttgtgaaaaaaaaaatgatatgttACCTGTAGGTTGGTGTGGTAGGAGTTCCACCTCACACAGAACTGTTGTGGAGGCAGCGCCATCTTGTTTTCACGACTCATCCAATATCACTTCTCCATCAAATACATAATTTAACACTAAACTTTCAAAATCTTTGGCCAGCcaggttatttttatattttaataactttagatttaataatatataaaaattgcacactttatatatgtaaaaaattgCACAGTCTGTATGTCCACAAGTTTGTGTATCACAGCTCTTATATTAAATagtaaaatatatgtttttaagtACAAGAAATACTCTTTAAGTAGAAACTTTTTAGACTAGACTTTTTTATGAAGAATACTGGAACAATagcttgtttattttatacctgcaaaaaagaaacgaaattatagttttaattttaaatttcgataTTCATATACAGATATTTTACAAGTTCATTAAAATTTGAATCAGGAACACTGAAATCCTGCCACTTAATAACAAGATGACTATGTAACATAAATCAACAAGGTGCAATTTGCTACTACAACACACATTGAAGCCatttatctaaaaaatcaatatttgcaatttgacatttgcgcgtataagggctattattttattttgggtcccataacctgtctctcacgttcaaacacgatttttataaagcaaacatttattttttcaataattacactattggtatatttctgatgttatactcgtacttttatgttccacgtttttatcaaaattatttgaatttaaacaaaaacacggtaactaagttgtacttttgagtaacgcagttgtttccctacaaaattccactgtccctctcatatatttactccatataaacacacattacttaaaaattcttcaagacgctattaaaatgtaatatttgcggtaataacacgtaatttaatctttactttaacaatactaaatattattttcctttatcagtttttaattattccaaaatatttattgtgtccccgcggcaaaccaaaaaattacgaacactatgttaccatacgaaactgagtcttaaaattagaattttgtatgcatttgcgccaaaagtcgtataacatataatcaaatattattggggCGCGGGGGGAGTCCGTGGCTTGGAAATTCGCCGAGTCAGTCGCGAGGACGCCGGCGGGATAGGTGCGTGTATTAATTGGGAGACCGCTGCGTGACCGCTGTGATAGGtgagttttttgaatattgaataatcttttccgttatatctttaaaaaaaggagcaaatattaattgtacacgatctgttttataaaatgaattaccatatgagtgctattttagaatacacgtggtttctacaactgagttaccgatgcactgtgttactgcgaaatgtaacgcagttgtagccgtcgtaacgcagtggaaatactcaaagtttttgctcaatatttacaaatttaatagttttaataatttaatttataattatttcgttacagagtgtcgagtttatcgtccacaagtccctaatcaacaacgtgttgaccatcggtagtgtttcgagcagggtagcgtgcctgatactcagaatatcatctcgatattcgctgactgtcatccaggtatacgctccgacctcgggacaccacgatgacgaagtggagactatgtatgaggagatttctaaagccatgcatagccataaaagccactacacgattgtgatgggggactttaatgcacagtcgGGGAAGCGTTgtggtaacgagctgagagtagggcaatttggatttggggtccggaacaccagaggccggatgctggcggactttatggaaaaggagaacctctatatgatgaactccttctttagaaagcccgcacccgcaaatggacctggataagtcccagtagaaattataaaaacgagatcgattttatcatgtcgacgaaaaagcacatattcaatgatgtctctgtgatcaatgccgttaagacgggaagcgaacgaacgggtttccgaaaaggcttttgcaccatagaccacatccatacactgcggcaggttatacagaagaccgaagagtataatctgccactttgcttggcgtttgtggactatgagaaagcctttgattcgatcgacacctgggcggtgttgcagtctcttcagaggtgccaagtggaccataggtacatcgaattgctaagggacctctaccaaaatgccactatgtcagttcgagaacagaaccagagctctaatccgatccaactgcagcgaggagtgagacagggagatggcatctctccgaaactgttcactgctgcattggaggatatttttaagcttctggactggaaaggatttggcatcaacatcaacggcgagtacctgacgcaccttcgatttgctgatgatatagtcctaatggctgataccctggaagacctgaacaccatgctcgagcatctcagtaacgcatcccaacgagtgggtcttagcacgaacatgacaaagacaaaaattatgtccaacgaccatgtcgcactcactccagttcaggttgggaacgttacactcgaagttgtagaccagtacatttacctaggataaataatccagttaggtaagtccaacttcgagaaagagatctctcgtcggatccaactcggatgggcagcgttcgggaagctgcggaatatcttctcgtccaaaatacctcagtgtctcaagaggaaagtctttgaccagtgcgtgttgccagtgacgacctacggcagtgagacgtggccgcttattatgggtctcgtgaggaggctcggtgtcgctcagcgggcaatggagagagctatgctcggtatttccctgctcgatcaaatcagaaatgaggagatccacaggagaactaaagtcaccgacatagctcggcgaattgcaaagctgaagtggcagtgggcaggacacatagcgaggagaaccgatggccgctgggacggaaaggttctagaatggcgaccacgtgtcggacgacgctcagtataggcccgctacaaagtagaccgacgatctggtgaaggtcgcgggaagccactggatgcgggcagcgcaggaccgatcgtcgtggagatccttgggggaggcctatgcccagcagtggacgtcgtaaggctgatgacgatgatgacatacatacatacataaactcatgcctatttcccaccggggtaagcagagactatagaattccatttgctgaaaacgaattgaatgaatttgatgtcccattaaatatatttgactcagacagaaactaatgtatgtttaatattgtttttttgagaagttttgattttattttattctaagagagttttgtttaatttgttatggtttcaatttaattgtattctgtttttaattgtttttagtaagttaaacaccatagatgcggaaagtttaccattatgttacttactaaactactgCGTTACTTTTTTGTCCCCCATTTTTATGGAGACATTTTCAGACTTAGAACTAAAACTatctaagtatgttttaaaatttttgactttttttgataattttgaatatataaatggcctccataaataaaatgcttgaactgctattgttttccattttattgcaaaagtttatctcataaaatcaaaattaggtaacgaagtggtaaacctaaccataaaaagatgtattagactgaaatgtttcgtgatttaataacataacgtcaaaaatcttttatcttaatttaaaaaagaaaaggtttgaatttaatgtgaacgttcccaataataaaactacataatgtaacaaagtaacacagttgttgtttttctgcaccctccctagtataaatataaaaataagtgaaaaataattggtaaacatcgctgcaaattcctgtaaaatgtaatttaaatattattattgttataatagtaagaaatactaacaaacaatagcataaataaaaaaaaatttttttggcgaataagttaaccatggcacccagaataaaataatagcccataAAAGTCCTTCAATGTaactttttaacccctctggtgtGAAATTCATACTCTTAGCATAACCTTATACCATGATGATAGTACCGTAACCCCTTTCAAGCCTTGTCTTCGCGATAATAACTCCTATCAGAATGGACAGAGCTACAAACTGtccaaaagataaaataaaaccaaaatgatgtgtgaaaattaaatattatatgtttttatattgttttgtttttacacttaagtttcatatgtctaattatattattatttattatgaaagtttaTATTGGAAGTTTCACGGcacattggcgcttctgcactgtaaagtcgtgaaatgtaaataataaatatttttttgttcaacTATCAAAATTACTTCAGCAAAGTATAAATTTGTCAATACCAAATAATATAAGaaagttaattaaaaagttctaatattttaagtttagcTTTCGATTTAATATCTTTTCGAAAATAAAATGGTCAAGCAAGCCAGAGGTCCTAAAAGTTTAGAAAATTATACAAGAAGTTTCAAGTAACATtacgaaacaaaataatttgactGATTTCTTCTTACCAATTGAAAATCTACCGAACGATACTACTACAAATATCTTTATAGGTTCCatcaaatattttcattttattaaatcTGATAAAGAATCAATTGCTACACAATTTTAGACGAAAAAAAATGCCTTACGCGGCTTAcgcgaactttttttttttttttttgttttggttttccccgaagggtaaggcaaagggaactatgcccatacagccatgtcttacgtattttttttcttgatgaatgatgaaatgatgaaaggtgatgatgatgaaacctaagcccccaccctcggagtagactcctactccgaaccccaaacgaattaactcgaaagtccgcataaactttcgagttatgaagcggcttcttgacacgaagcgaaaataggcagatacactttgtttattgaatactccaatataataacactcgcgaatgtcttccgactaacttaatgcgatcatcaaccacaaaacaccacttcgtattaattatttagattattcaatgaagaaagcaactgtcccgttcccgtttcccgccaaaaagccgcttACGCGAACTTTTGAACTTTCTCGGGGCCATATTTGTTTTgacttttgtaaaaaatgttgccatcatattatttttaatgactttttaaataaataaaatcgatTAGATCGTAATCGATTAGTTCCAGaactaatataaataattttacattttaacactttaaataaaaatagcattGAATTCATTCCTCGAATTTGATATACGGAATAACGTCAAATACAAGCAAACTGCACGAAATTTCGTCTACTGCGAGGCATAATTGGATAACTTTTCCCGCGGGAGTGAGCGAGACAGCAGTAGGTAGGAAAAGCCCTCCTAAAAGTTACAAACAAAAAGGTTGAACATAAAAATCAATAGCGACGCCATTACTGGAGGGCAGAGCTGACCCTATTGGAGTGTAGTGTCCCTGGGAACATTTTACAaagggtatttttttaaatgcactTTATACTTTgcgcataataattattaattattgttgttTTCTCTTCATTTTTGAACAAATAACAGTCGTGgcgtaaacatagctggcgaggaagaGCATTATGCACTATATTTTACGTCACGCAGTTATTAATTTGTTATATCAATCACTTAATGACTGATGTAAATTATTAAGACAAAAATAGAAGACACTATAAGTGGTTTCGTgctatctgcctaccccaatggcaaataggcgtgactttatttaagtaaaactTTACATAAATCACGTACTTACCTAATGATTCGcaactacggtcacgagcattaatatgtatacactttggtaccatgtcacattaacttttttgacaaattgaactgtaagtctcactaaatgtcaaatatgttagtgcgacagagtcctaaagtgagtaaattatattgctcatgactgtacatatctacatacacaaacacatgCCTACTTCCCTACTGAGTAaccagaaataaattaatacgcgctcaggtgggttaaaatggccacatcgaagcaattcatctaagaaagaaatattgctatttgacatttgtttgcattgcgcacttacttttatatgcgcaaatgtcaaattgcaatattgctttcttagctaaattgcttcgatgtggccattttaacccaccagGAATAACTTCCCAAGAAGTGAGGTGTAAATAGAATAACGCATGATATTTTAAACTATAATTATCTATTACTTTGCTATTAATGTACAAAATCCATAGAAAATCAAAGTATCAACAGCTTTCTAGGGTTCAAATGGTTGTTTGGGCGGGAAACCTAACCGCTACAAGCTGTTCCACCCTAATGCAgaggtataattatgttattgtataatggtgctaattcctgtaaataccatctaattttattttaggttatatctgtcattttcttatccgccgaaaaggaaagggacgggtaatcgacaagcataaaatttatggaacacacgtcaattttaagcacaaatctaaaacaaccgtctaaaaattcgcccgggttattcatttatttacgcattcttcctaaaattaagagctgtcaatcatccgtccctttccttttcggcggataagaaaatgacaggtataacttaaagtaaa
This region of Pectinophora gossypiella chromosome 28, ilPecGoss1.1, whole genome shotgun sequence genomic DNA includes:
- the LOC126379175 gene encoding uncharacterized protein LOC126379175 isoform X2; translation: MSRENKMALPPQQFCVRWNSYHTNLQAVFPRLLLTEQFADVTLACESRQLRCHKLVLSACSAYLERLLTQNPCKHPIVLMRDMRFSEMQALVDFMYKGEVNVTQEELPSLLKSAEALQIRGLCSSDNTGLSEYTKPENKDYTVASEALVAHAQSQNNANTNGPSPPPAKPATPSTNGSKKRKCEDREVKEETVEEDGLYYGELDTDNMDYNEDEEPSKPGSSLGQASDADFAIANVQCQYDSPSDTESDGRADRAAVHVGRPPDDHTYDTRDEPPAFIIHHVASSQSPQLQVSQPPSPYLEVTPKIMTLGPAYTRGVNVIHVGDRPQVSQSSQQEYSINKRIRRSEVVLRQAADCVSRGCTFQTVSEQFNIPISTIRFFMARKGILPQRRRGRSTQVSRPCSSPEPPFHMQHYKLPTTLLPPECDSPPPAEIPQ
- the LOC126379175 gene encoding uncharacterized protein LOC126379175 isoform X3, which codes for MSRENKMALPPQQFCVRWNSYHTNLQAVFPRLLLTEQFADVTLACESRQLRCHKLVLSACSAYLERLLTQNPCKHPIVLMRDMRFSEMQALVDFMYKGEVNVTQEELPSLLKSAEALQIRGLCSSDNTGLSEYTKPENKDYTVASEALVAHAQSQNNANTNGPSPPPAKPATPSTNGSKKRKCEDREVKEETVEEDGLYYGELDTDNMDYNEDEEPSKPGSSLGQASDADFAIANVQCQYDSPSDTESDGRADRAAVHVGRPPDDHTYDTRDEPPAFIIHHVASSQSPQLQVSQPPSPYLEVTPKIMTLGPAYTRGVNVIHVGDRPQVSQSSQQEYSINKRIRRSEVVLRQAADCVSRGCTFQTVSEQFNIPISTIRFFMARKGILPQRRRGRSTQVGESAVQ